A genomic region of Pyrus communis chromosome 14, drPyrComm1.1, whole genome shotgun sequence contains the following coding sequences:
- the LOC137714454 gene encoding copper-transporting ATPase HMA4-like, protein MLANSEHPIAKSVVEHAKRLLKTFGSTKHVIEAKDFEVHTGAGVSGRVGDNMVLAGNKRLMWENNVQIAGAFAVIDPMKPEAARIILYLHLMNMRIWLERMKGMAVAMVGDGINDLRL, encoded by the exons ATGTTGGCAAATAGTGAACACCCAATTGCAAAATCGGTGGTGGAGCATGCTAAGAGGCTGCTAAAGACGTTTGGATCAACTAAACATGTGATAGAGGCTAAGGACTTTGAGGTGCACACAGGAGCTGGCGTTAGTGGAAGAGTTGGCGACAATATGGTTTTGGCTGGGAACAAGAGGCTCATGTGGGAAAACAATGTCCAG ATTGCTGGGGCATTTGCAGTAATTGATCCAATGAAGCCAGAGGCTGCAAGAATCATCCTTTATCTTCACTTGATGAACATGAGAATCTGGCTCGAACGT ATGAAAGGAATGGCGGTGGCAATGGTGGGAGATGGAATCAATGATCTCCGCCTTTAG